A genomic stretch from Arachis stenosperma cultivar V10309 chromosome 3, arast.V10309.gnm1.PFL2, whole genome shotgun sequence includes:
- the LOC130970038 gene encoding basic helix-loop-helix protein 80-like: MEAFSTFPSSSYHNHYPILLDSSSLFIPNNTTTTPPPIKLYSSLHHDHHMINTTADTTSPHYPLIPPPNHQLFQLHNSNQQETSSLDTSSVDQSSKVVAATTISYNSSADPSPPFLSHNHSPESSVVENGDQVTQNTPPPINMADNKRKTTSNSSSFNNNKELSAGREGRSSKKQRKSNNGGSGVKKGEEKEKEEAPTATGYIHVRARRGQATDSHSLAERVRREKISERMKMLQRLVPGCDKVTGKALVLDEIINYVQSLQNQVEFLSMKLASVSPFFFDFAMDLDNDNNNGHLVRPLDQNVQNQKISSIGSTPALASVPQCSTNQVTPFTDTTTMTTTTGTTTFPGANNNNSDYLLDYSSTSPVFLQGQRSSNVFSEYTGGQFWEVEEDQRQNQLLHPYGLGSNLGSLN; the protein is encoded by the exons ATGGAAGctttttctacttttccttcttcttcttaccATAATCACTACCCAATTCTTCTTGACTCGTCATCACTCTTCATCCCCAATAACACTACTACTACCCCTCCTCCAATAAAGCTTTATTCTTCTCTTCATCATGATCATCATATGATCAACACTACTGCTGATACTACTAGTCCCCATTATCCTCTTATTCCACCACCTAATCACCAACTCTTTCAACTTCATAATAGTAATCAGCAGGAAACATCTTCTTTGGATACTAGCTCTGTTGATCAAAGCTCCAAGGTTGTTGCTGCTACCACCATAAGTTACAACAGTAGTGCTGATCCTTCTCCTCCTTTTCTCTCACATAACCACAGCCCTGAGTCCTCTGTGGTTGAAAACGGTGACCAAGTCACTCAGAACACTCCTCCTCCTATTAACATGGCGGACAACAAGCGGAAAACTACCTCTAACTCCTCTTCCTTCAACAACAATAAG GAGTTGTCAGCAGGTAGAGAAGGGAGAAGTAGCAAGAAACAAAGGAAGAGTAATAATGGTGGGAGTGGGGTGAAGAAGGGAGAGGAGAAGGAAAAAGAAGAGGCTCCAACAGCAACAGGGTATATCCACGTTAGAGCAAGAAGGGGCCAAGCAACTGATAGCCATAGCCTTGCTGAAAGG GTGAGAAGGGAGAAGATAAGtgagaggatgaagatgttgCAACGACTTGTGCCAGGCTGTGATAAG GTAACCGGAAAGGCCCTTGTGTTGGACGAGATCATCAATTATGTTCAGTCCCTACAAAATCAAGTAGAG TTCTTGTCAATGAAGCTTGCTTCAGTCAGCCCCTTCTTCTTTGACTTTGCAATGGACCTAGATAATGATAACAATAATGGCCACTTGGTTAGACCACTGGATCAG AACGTTCAGAATCAGAAGATAAGCAGCATAGGATCAACACCAGCACTGGCATCAGTACCACAATGCAGCACAAACCAGGTTACACCCTTTACTGATACAACCACCATGACCACTACCACCGGTACCACCACCTTTCCCGGtgctaataataataacagtGACTATCTTTTGGATTATTCATCAACATCACCAGTTTTTCTACAAGGACAGAGGTCATCAAATGTCTTCTCTGAG tataccGGTGGTCAATTCTGGGAAGTAGAAGAAGACCAACGACAAAACCAGCTTCTTCATCCATATGGACTTGGCAGCAACTTAGGTTCCTTGAATTAA